One Festucalex cinctus isolate MCC-2025b chromosome 1, RoL_Fcin_1.0, whole genome shotgun sequence genomic region harbors:
- the LOC144033555 gene encoding uncharacterized protein LOC144033555, with protein MKMQGGLVLFCTVLVLSIVPVCTIKKLNSINELKKVDFGRAVPKHSLLLLHWFANTIDIDNNDVIWLTFDPNLGTYGSHHYGNYERVLNPLPRGNGRYRYYTIGNLFQGRSDLPNYVLHPPNAEYRGRNRDRIIFRVREHNTGRQNGETVDEVYITQHYENSNEGTRYDPAYTYQITINLLRQIRAFSVEDNQGNSLVELSEDFGSNINNLRLNSLKISWGELACLGLLLYIVLEEKYYKNNKPWPAEKRNTQPHCVINLPDNSENHHDAPHSWRERLVHQNSIQLEVTTGTNGKAVIHWKGVPKHHLNERVMVVLYKDNNAQEAMFSKVIASGSGHVNTSVCLNVGLQARLHKTKKKYCFWTVPSDEICRGDECRNPEKVWIHGYDASLQLFVKDGKACARLFVNKSFRNWMTEFKKSWVGFYDNPNKATREYKWWQWQWAPKFKPASTPLNDYYDVYEYHSGMSIAPGVQARFILRNDIVMAQTSWR; from the coding sequence ATGAAGATGCAGGGAGGACTCGTGCTTTTCTGCACTGTTCTGGTTCTTTCCATAGTTCCCGTCTGCACCATTAAGAAGCTCAACTCCATTAACGAGCTGAAAAAAGTCGACTTTGGCCGAGCAGTGCCTAAACACAGCCTGCTGTTGCTCCACTGGTTTGCAAACACGATTGACATAGATAACAACGATGTCATATGGCTGACTTTTGACCCCAATCTTGGAACGTACGGTTCACATCACTACGGAAACTACGAGAGGGTGTTGAACCCTCTGCCTCGGGGAAATGGCCGATACCGCTACTACACCATTGGTAATCTCTTCCAAGGCCGATCCGATCTTCCCAATTATGTCCTCCACCCACCAAATGCAGAGTATAGGGGAAGAAACAGAGACCGGATAATTTTCCGGGTGAGGGAGCACAACACAGGCCGGCAAAATGGAGAGACAGTAGATGAAGTCTATATCACGCAGCATTATGAAAACTCAAATGAGGGGACACGTTATGATCCCGCCTATACATACCAGATCACAATTAACCTCCTACGGCAAATCAGAGCATTTTCAGTGGAAGACAACCAAGGCAACTCATTGGTGGAGCTCAGCGAAGATTTTGGAAGCAACATAAACAATTTACGGTTAAACTCCTTGAAAATATCATGGGGTGAACTTGCCTGCCTTGGACTGCTGTTGTACATAGTGTTGGAGGAAAAAtactacaaaaacaacaaaccttGGCCGGCagaaaaaagaaatacacaGCCTCATTGTGTCATCAACCTACCAGACAACAGCGAAAACCACCATGATGCTCCACACAGCTGGCGAGAAAGACTTGTTCATCAGAACAGTATTCAACTGGAAGTGACGACAGGAACAAATGGAAAAGCTGTCATTCATTGGAAGGGTGTTCCCAAACACCACCTAAACGAACGGGTCATGGTGGTACTGTATAAGGACAATAATGCCCAGGAAGCAATGTTTTCTAAGGTGATTGCTAGCGGTTCTGGCCATGTCAACACCTCGGTATGCCTGAATGTTGGCCTACAAGCCCGACTCCACAAGACAAAGAAAAAGTACTGTTTCTGGACAGTACCGTCTGATGAGATCTGTAGAGGAGACGAGTGTAGAAATCCAGAAAAAGTTTGGATACATGGCTATGATGCAAGCCTACAACTATTTGTTAAAGACGGTAAGGCTTGTGCCCGCTTATTCGTGAACAAGTCATTTAGAAATTGGATGACAGAGTTTAAAAAGTCCTGGGTGGGTTTCTACGACAATCCAAATAAAGCCACTCGAGAATACAAATGGTGGCAGTGGCAGTGGGCCCCAAAATTTAAACCGGCATCCACTCCTCTTAACGACTACTATGATGTTTACGAGTACCACTCAGGTATGTCAATTGCACCAGGAGTCCAAGCACGATTCATTCTGAGAAATGACATTGTGATGGCTCAAACAAGCTGGAGGTAA